DNA from Actinomycetota bacterium:
ATGCGCGGCCAGCAGGTGGCGCCGTTCGTGACCTACGGCCCCGACGGCCGGCCGGCCCAGGTGTTCGCCTCCAACGGCCGGTCGTTCGTCAGCTCCCAGACGCACTGGTACCGCCTGGCCGAGGGCCGCATCGTCGGCCACGCCGCCGACCGCGACGACCTCGGCCAGGCCCGCCAGCTCGGTTGGGTTCCGCCCACCCCGGCCTTCCTGCTTCGCTCGACCCTGGCCGGGCGCCGCCTGCGCCGCGCCACCCCCTGACCCCGGCCCACCGGGACGGTTCGGCCAGGTGGTCGGCATGGTCCCTCCCAGGGTCCGATCCAGGGCCCGGGCAGGCTACCGTAGGGTCATGACAGGGTTCCGCAGGCGCCGGCACGTCGAGCTGCAGGCCTTCCGTGGCTACGGCACCCCGACCCGCCTGTGGCTGCGCGGGCGGGTGCTGCGCTCGACCGGGCTGGTCCGGTCCCGGCTCGGCGACTCGGTGGTCGACAACCTGCGCAACATGTTCCACCGGTTCGAGAGCGACGAGGTCCCGGGGGCCCTGGTGGCGGCCAGGGCGGCCCTGGGCGAGGAGGCGCGGGTCCGGGCCGACGAGGAGGGCTACTTCGACGTCGCCCTCGACCTGCCCCGGCCGCTGGACGACCCGCGGGTCTGGGAGCCGGTCGAGCTGAAGCTGCTGGAGCCGGTCGCGCCGGCCGGGGCCACCCACGCCACCGGCCAGGTCCTGATCCCCAGGGACCCCCAGTTCGCGGTGGTCAGCGACCTGGACGACACCGTGCTGCACTCGCACGCCACCAGCCTGTGGCAGATGGCCAAGCTGACCCTGCTCCACAACGCCCACACCCGGCTCCCGTTCGAGGGCGTGGCCGGGTTCTACCAGGCGCTCCAGCGCGGCCGCGACGGCGAGGCCTACAACCCGGTGTTCTACGTGTCCAACAGCCCCTGGAACCTCTACGACCTGCTGGAGGACTTCCTGGGCGTGCACGGCATCCCCCGCGGGCCGCTGCTCCTGCGCGACTGGAGCCTGCGCACCCTCAAGGCGGGGGAGCCCCACAAGCTCGCCGCCATCGAGGGGCTGCTCGACGCCTACCCCGGCCTCCAGGTGGTCCTGATCGGCGACAGCGGCGAGCGCGACCCGGAGATCTACCGCCAGGTGGTCCTGGGCCACCCGGGCCGGGTCCTGGCGGTGTACGTCCGCGACGTCGCCCCCCAGCGCCACGCCGCCGTGCGGTCGATCGCCGCCGAGCTGGCCGGCCACGGGGTCGACCTGATCTTCTCGCCCGACACCGAGGCGGCCCGCCGCCACGCCCTCGATCGCGGCCTGATCGTGGCCGCCGCCCTCCCCGGCGGCGTCTGAGCCGGGCGGGCGGCTCAGCCCAGCTCGGCCACGCCCTCCAGCAGGCGGTCGACGTCCTCCCGGTCGTTGTAGTGGACGAGGCCGGCGCGGACGGCGCTGCCGGCGTCGCGGATGGCCAGGGCGCCGGTCAGCTCCCAGGCGTAGTTGTGGCCGTTCCAGACGTTGACCTGGCGGGCGGCCAGGTGCTCGGCGACCTGGAGGGGGGTCCGGCCGGCGACGGTGAAGTAGGCGGTGGCGGTCCGCCGGGCCGCCTTGCCGTAGGTGGTCACGTGGCCCATGGCCTCCAGCCCCCCGAGCAGCCGCCCGAACAGCTCCAGCTCGTAGGCCTCGGCGGCGGCCATGGAGGCCAGCACCCGCTGGCGGCGGGGGCCGGCGGCGGCCGGGTCGAGGGAGGCCAGGTGGCCGACGGCGGCCACCACCCCGGCGAAGTCGGCGAACGGCGAGGTGCCCTGCTCGAACCGTTCCGGCACCTGGTCGGAGGACGAGGCCAGCTTGTCGGGGCGGAGCGTCTCCAGCAGGGCCGGGTCGGCGACCACGGCCCCGACGTGCGGCCCCGACCACTTGTAGGCGCTGGTGGCGTAGAAGTCGGCCCCGAGGGCGGCCGCGTCCACCGGGCCGTGGGCGGCCGCGTGGACCCCGTCGACGTAGGTGCGGGCCCCGGCGGCGTGGGCCCTGGCGCAGATCGCGGCCACGTCGGGCCGGGTGCCGAGCACGTTGCTGGCCGCGCTGACCGCGACCAGCCGGGTCCGCTCGGTGACGAGCCCGTCGTACTGGCCGGCCGGGAGCTCGCCGGTGGCCAGGTCGACCTCGGCCCAGCGGACCACCGCCCCCACCCGGGCCGCGGCCTGCACCCAGGGCCGGACGTTGGCGTCGTGGTCGAGCCGGGACACGACCACCTCGTCGCCGGGCGCCCAGCCGGCGGCCAGCGCGGTCGCCAGCCGGTAGGTGAGGGTGGTCATGTTCGGCCCGAGGACGACCCCGTCCGGCTCGCCGCCGACCAGGTCGGCGACGGCCCGGCGGCACTCGGCGACGATCCCGTCCGAGCGCC
Protein-coding regions in this window:
- a CDS encoding phosphatase domain-containing protein — encoded protein: MTGFRRRRHVELQAFRGYGTPTRLWLRGRVLRSTGLVRSRLGDSVVDNLRNMFHRFESDEVPGALVAARAALGEEARVRADEEGYFDVALDLPRPLDDPRVWEPVELKLLEPVAPAGATHATGQVLIPRDPQFAVVSDLDDTVLHSHATSLWQMAKLTLLHNAHTRLPFEGVAGFYQALQRGRDGEAYNPVFYVSNSPWNLYDLLEDFLGVHGIPRGPLLLRDWSLRTLKAGEPHKLAAIEGLLDAYPGLQVVLIGDSGERDPEIYRQVVLGHPGRVLAVYVRDVAPQRHAAVRSIAAELAGHGVDLIFSPDTEAARRHALDRGLIVAAALPGGV
- a CDS encoding cysteine desulfurase-like protein, giving the protein MTFDVGRVRALYPALADGYAYLDGAAGTQVPGVVIEAIAGAYRAGIGNVGGAFPASGRSDGIVAECRRAVADLVGGEPDGVVLGPNMTTLTYRLATALAAGWAPGDEVVVSRLDHDANVRPWVQAAARVGAVVRWAEVDLATGELPAGQYDGLVTERTRLVAVSAASNVLGTRPDVAAICARAHAAGARTYVDGVHAAAHGPVDAAALGADFYATSAYKWSGPHVGAVVADPALLETLRPDKLASSSDQVPERFEQGTSPFADFAGVVAAVGHLASLDPAAAGPRRQRVLASMAAAEAYELELFGRLLGGLEAMGHVTTYGKAARRTATAYFTVAGRTPLQVAEHLAARQVNVWNGHNYAWELTGALAIRDAGSAVRAGLVHYNDREDVDRLLEGVAELG